The following coding sequences lie in one Gadus macrocephalus chromosome 1, ASM3116895v1 genomic window:
- the frs3 gene encoding fibroblast growth factor receptor substrate 2 — translation MGSCWSCLYRDPLRDIHLTKFKVTNVDDEGNELGSGTMELTQTELILHTRKRDAIRWPYLCLRRYGYDSNLFSFESGRRCQTGQGIFAFKCSRAEEIFNLLQELMQCNSINVVEESMMMTRSGHTPDMDMPRTPQTPNTPAFPIQGFPNGYPGYPIRGDSSQPSMTEDHGLMAMEDQTHTYVNTVSMEGDLSMRHCVHALPEARPSPFPEAARGAMPVGGQGAARGAMPTGGQGAARGAMPTGGPGAAQRCRPLEEHVDPQVFLQPSAQEVTFMLGPTPAQRHLLERERHGLSTHSLQPAEGATGSETEGEEPPVHVCNSHSYHHFHHLMHRHPAHEPPQDGCKSSQLTYENIKSLRGAGKQRLSPSSVSQSLASSSSSSTGDSHSHSLLHGHGPASLPPQGYPLERGGGHRRTALLNYENLPSLPPVWEYSALQRDEEQEEEEDEEEYEEEEEEEEEEEDFDEYEFSEGPATPNGYHQEARGVHRDALQNYVNTEQVQPSRLRHGCPPHAQPCPAERGGGHIFNFEFRRRSGAGGAGCEHGHMPPSRQLNYIQVDLEGQPPCLALGGGGGALPQPQHQRQPHPKCGQQAPRHSEFYAEIDIKKTAAMSNLQKALPRDDGTSRKTRHNSTDLPL, via the exons ATGGGGAGCTGTTGGAGCTGTCTATACAGAGACCCTCTCCGAGACATCCACCTCACCAAGTTCAAG gtgaccaATGTAGATGATGAGGGGAACGAACTGGGTTCTGGCACAATGGAGCTCACGCAGACGGAGCTCATCCTCCACACGCGCAAGAGGGACGCCATCCGGTGGCCCTACCTCTGCCTGCGCCGCTACGGCTACGACTCCAACCTGTTCTCCTTCGAGAGCGGACGGCGCTGTCAGACCGGCCAGG GTATCTTTGCCTTCAAGTGTTCCCGGGCGGAGGAGATCTTCAACCTGCTCCAGGAGCTCATGCAGTGCAACAGCATCAACGTGGTGGAGGAGTCCATGATGATGACCCGCAGCGGCCACACCCCGGATATGGACATGCCGCGCACGCCCCAGACCCCCAACA CTCCAGCATTTCCCATCCAGGGTTTTCCCAACGGGTACCCTGGCTATCCAATCAGAGGGGACTCCTCCCAGCCCTCCATGACTGAGGACCATGGCCTCATGGCCATGGAAGACCAG ACCCACACCTACGTCAACACGGTCAGCATGGAGGGTGACCTGTCCATGCGGCACTGCGTGCACGCCCTCCCCGAGGCCCGGCCCAGCCCCTTCCCCGAGGCGGCGCGGGGAGCCATGCCGGTGGGGGGCCAGGGTGCGGCGCGGGGAGCCATGCCGACGGGGGGCCAGGGCGCGGCGCGGGGAGCCATGCCGACAGGGGGCCCGGGCGCGGCGCAGCGCTGCCGTCCCCTGGAGGAGCACGTCGACCCCCAGGTGTTCCTGCAGCCGTCGGCCCAGGAGGTCACCTTCATGCTGGGCCCCACACCCGcgcagcgccacctgctggagCGGGAGAGGCACGGCCTCAGCACCCACAGCCTGCAGCCTGCAGAGGGCGCCACCGGCTCGGAGACGGAGGGCGAGGAGCCCCCCGTGCACGTCTGCAACTCCCACTCGtaccaccacttccaccacctCATGCACCGCCACCCGGCCCACGAGCCTCCGCAGGACGGCTGCAAGAGCAGCCAGCTGACCTACGAGAACATCAAGTCGCTGCGGGGCGCGGGCAAGCAGCGGCTCAGCCCCAGCAGCGTGTCCCAGTCGctggcctccagcagcagcagcagcacgggggATAGCCACTCGCACTCGCTGCTCCACGGCCACGGGCCGGCCTCGCTGCCCCCGCAGGGCTACCCCctggagaggggcggggggcacCGCCGCACGGCACTGCTCAACTACGAGAACCTGCCCTCGCTGCCCCCGGTGTGGGAGTACAGCGCCCTGCAGCgggacgaggagcaggaggaggaggaggacgaggaggagtacgaggaggaggaggaggaggaggaggaggaggaggactttgACGAGTACGAGTTCTCCGAGGGGCCCGCCACGCCCAACGGGTACCACCAGGAGGCCCGGGGCGTGCACCGGGACGCCCTGCAGAACTACGTCAACACGGAGCAGGTGCAGCCGTCCCGGCTGCGGCACGGCTGCCCGCCGCACGCCCAGCCCTGCCCGGCGGAGCGCGGCGGGGGGCACATCTTTAACTTTGAGTTCCGCCGGCGCTCGGGTGCGGGCGGGGCGGGCTGCGAGCACGGCCACATGCCCCCGTCGCGGCAGCTCAACTACATCCAGGTGGACCTGGAGGGGCAGCCGCCCTGCCTGGCCctcgggggtggagggggggctcTGCCCCAGCCACAGCACCAGCGCCAGCCCCACCCGAAGTGTGGGCAGCAGGCCCCGCGGCACAGCGAGTTCTACGCCGAGATCGACATCAAGAAGACGGCGGCCATGTCTAACCTGCAGAAAGCTCTTCCCCGGGACGACGGGACGTCCAGAAAGACTCGACACAACAGCACAGACCTGCCTCTGTAG